The Dyadobacter subterraneus genome window below encodes:
- a CDS encoding glycoside hydrolase family 26 protein gives MPFTKSLLSFFLVIGIIFFASGFSTAQIDKSATQATKNLYSGLKTSASKGVIFGQQDALAYGLNADKSRWIGDEGRSDVKTVSGEHPALVGYDLGHLELDSANNLDGVPFKRIKEDIRKNYERGGVNTISWHPNNPLNFSKTAWDKADFTIRKILSDQTNKKNFEKTLDKLATFFLSLKDSKGEAIPVIFRPYHEHTGSWFWWGADHCTPEEYKQFWQFTVAYLQKTKKVHNLLIAYSTDNFKNKEHYLERYPGDSFVDILGFDTYHRNPPASDSAFISNAKRMTGTIRDLGKISGKPFAITETGLEQLTEPNWWTHVLQPILENSGLSYVLVWRNGRPDHYYAPFEGNDTAEDFKKLQQSGNILLEKKVASENLYGNPARK, from the coding sequence ATGCCCTTTACTAAATCTTTACTTTCATTCTTTCTGGTCATTGGAATTATTTTTTTTGCTTCCGGCTTTTCAACCGCGCAAATTGATAAAAGTGCAACACAGGCCACGAAAAATCTTTATTCTGGACTTAAAACAAGTGCTTCCAAAGGCGTAATATTTGGTCAGCAGGATGCATTGGCTTATGGTTTGAATGCGGACAAAAGTCGTTGGATCGGAGATGAAGGAAGGTCAGATGTAAAAACAGTTTCCGGTGAACATCCGGCATTGGTCGGTTATGATTTAGGACATCTTGAATTGGATAGTGCAAATAATCTGGACGGCGTTCCTTTTAAAAGAATTAAAGAAGACATTAGAAAAAATTACGAACGTGGCGGAGTTAATACTATAAGCTGGCATCCAAATAATCCCCTTAATTTTTCAAAAACAGCCTGGGACAAAGCTGATTTCACCATCAGGAAAATTTTATCTGATCAAACAAACAAGAAGAATTTTGAAAAAACGCTGGACAAACTGGCCACTTTTTTCCTAAGTCTAAAAGATTCCAAAGGCGAAGCAATCCCGGTTATTTTCCGTCCATATCATGAACATACCGGAAGTTGGTTCTGGTGGGGAGCCGACCATTGCACACCGGAAGAATACAAACAATTCTGGCAGTTTACGGTTGCTTATCTTCAAAAAACAAAAAAGGTACATAACCTGCTGATTGCTTATTCAACCGATAATTTTAAAAATAAAGAACATTATCTTGAACGCTATCCGGGCGACAGTTTCGTTGATATTCTAGGTTTTGATACTTATCACAGAAATCCTCCTGCAAGCGATTCTGCTTTTATTTCTAACGCCAAAAGAATGACCGGAACAATCCGCGATTTAGGAAAGATCAGCGGAAAACCTTTCGCTATAACCGAAACCGGACTGGAACAATTAACCGAACCCAACTGGTGGACGCACGTTCTTCAGCCAATTCTTGAAAACTCCGGATTAAGTTATGTTTTGGTCTGGCGCAACGGCCGTCCGGATCATTACTACGCTCCTTTTGAAGGAAATGATACGGCAGAAGATTTTAAAAAATTACAGCAATCGGGAAATATTTTACTGGAGAAAAAAGTCGCCAGTGAAAATTTGTATGGAAATCCTGCCAGGAAATAA
- a CDS encoding RagB/SusD family nutrient uptake outer membrane protein gives MKKYSFPALLITAFMLLQGCSDFLDKDPLGRETDTNYFSDSTNSILAINAVYDVSSYDEGSDGLGNYLPHNYEWMWGDVMSDDAEKGSTPSDFLDIQNLKEWRALATNTPVSGVWGNLWIGIYRANWVLKNIEAAPISTSLKNRIAGEAHFFRAYYYFYLVRLFGGMPLFSEPVKTSEYSTTKRSTLPETYAFIEADLNKAITLLPEKSGYAAADLGRVTKGAARGYLARAIMYQMGMDNTNNHTWQQVYDLTNAVSTSGQYGLTANFAAIFDEVSENNIESIFEIQAKESGQTWGPIKTGVTNNVIQNNRATWGWGFNNPTANLVSAYEANDPRKAMTVYGNGDILFGVKQTIAYPAENSTGYLNRKAAIVQPAQASASGQNIRRMRYAEVLLMKAEAAARTGNETVARAAINEIRARARKSTLPLGSTVGGSTYDPTNIPATALPDITSSVTGQALIDAILHERRVELGMESLRLWDQIRTGTYINSLTGDIKTRAQAHSIAGTVNPIPVLPIPLNEVQTWGLQQNPGY, from the coding sequence ATGAAAAAATATAGTTTTCCCGCACTTTTGATAACCGCTTTCATGCTGTTACAAGGTTGTAGCGACTTTTTGGATAAAGACCCGTTGGGACGTGAAACCGACACCAACTATTTCTCTGATTCCACCAATTCAATTCTTGCCATCAATGCCGTGTATGATGTTTCTTCTTATGACGAAGGATCGGACGGACTTGGCAATTATCTTCCGCATAATTATGAATGGATGTGGGGCGATGTAATGTCGGACGATGCTGAAAAAGGAAGTACGCCCAGTGACTTTTTGGATATTCAAAACCTGAAAGAATGGAGAGCACTTGCCACCAATACACCGGTTTCAGGGGTATGGGGTAACCTTTGGATTGGGATTTACCGCGCCAACTGGGTTTTGAAAAATATCGAAGCGGCACCGATCAGTACTTCTCTGAAAAACAGAATTGCCGGTGAAGCACATTTCTTCCGCGCTTACTATTATTTCTATCTGGTTAGATTATTTGGCGGCATGCCTTTGTTTTCAGAGCCCGTAAAAACTTCTGAGTATTCAACGACCAAGCGTTCAACTTTACCTGAAACCTATGCTTTTATTGAAGCAGATCTGAACAAGGCGATTACTTTATTACCAGAAAAAAGTGGTTACGCAGCCGCAGATCTTGGTCGCGTTACAAAAGGTGCTGCCCGCGGTTACCTTGCCCGTGCAATCATGTATCAAATGGGTATGGATAATACCAACAATCATACGTGGCAGCAGGTTTATGATTTGACTAATGCAGTTTCTACCTCAGGTCAATATGGCCTGACCGCAAATTTCGCTGCGATATTTGATGAAGTCAGTGAAAATAATATCGAATCCATTTTCGAAATCCAGGCGAAAGAATCCGGACAAACCTGGGGACCGATCAAAACGGGTGTTACCAACAACGTAATCCAGAACAATCGTGCAACTTGGGGATGGGGTTTCAACAATCCAACTGCAAATCTGGTTAGCGCTTATGAAGCAAACGATCCGAGAAAAGCCATGACTGTTTATGGAAACGGAGACATTTTGTTTGGTGTAAAACAAACAATCGCTTACCCTGCTGAAAATTCAACCGGATATTTGAACCGCAAAGCTGCAATCGTACAACCTGCGCAGGCATCTGCATCTGGCCAGAATATCCGCAGAATGCGTTATGCAGAAGTATTGCTGATGAAAGCCGAAGCCGCTGCAAGAACCGGAAATGAAACTGTTGCCCGTGCCGCAATCAACGAAATCCGTGCAAGAGCGCGTAAATCAACTTTGCCGTTGGGATCTACTGTGGGTGGCTCAACTTATGATCCAACCAATATTCCAGCTACGGCTTTGCCTGATATTACAAGTTCAGTTACGGGACAAGCATTAATTGATGCTATCTTGCATGAACGCCGTGTTGAATTGGGTATGGAATCACTGCGTTTGTGGGATCAGATCCGTACAGGAACTTATATTAATTCACTTACGGGCGATATCAAAACGAGAGCTCAGGCACATTCTATCGCTGGTACTGTAAACCCGATTCCTGTTTTACCGATTCCATTGAACGAAGTGCAAACCTGGGGACTGCAACAAAATCCTGGTTACTAA
- a CDS encoding SusC/RagA family TonB-linked outer membrane protein has translation MFKRLLMIVSLFLGTCLMAMAQNQNITGTVSDEKGEGLPGVGVVVKGTTIGTTTDVDGKFTLGIPADAKTLVLSSVGMKSLEVEIGGKTSFAIKMLSDERALDEVVVVGYGTTKKSDITGAVASVKAEAITKIATSNPLQAIQGRVPGVNIVSQSGEPGAAVRVRIRGVGTINNSDPLYVVDGFQTSDISFLAPGDIASMEILKDASATAIYGSRGSNGVILITTNRGKSGEPKISFSTYAGVQKAWNKVDVLDASQYATLRLESYTNDGTVLPTNEALYQTLNGFKQGTDKGTNWQDEVLQTGVVQNYSLNVMGGNDKHRYSVTGTYFGQDGIVKNSPLKKFFLRFNNDFYLTKWLDGGLSAAYANTDKTQYSGGQYGGILTSALTTSPLAKAWDPVTNFYGTRPVPEGGAYNPLRIVDETKNNKAYETLVNSNFFLDAKIIPGLNFRTQFGVNWKTTHAKRYLPQYYLANDDQRQHSSLREGRGEQLGWVWTNYLTYAKTIGKHSFTAMAGFELQRTTYSDMFLTVLDVPNDKSQWYLSATKGTDYLVEATQSDESLQSYFGRLNYNFDERFLLTATLRRDGSSRFLPANRWGTFPSFAAGYNLAEEPFIKSIPAITQLKLRAGWGQVGNQNSAANYGYATTVTGNNMYVFGDNAVQGFAPTTASNPDLKWETTTSSNFGLDAGFFNNRLTLTADYFIKDTKNMIVRVPIPVFAGVGPPYVNAGSMNNKGIELAIGYKNHIKSFTYDVGFNVTKIVNKVTNLGGGEPIAGGDITGLGQTTRTEVGREIAVFYGLKTDGIFRTQADLEAYSKNGTAIQPNAKPGDVKFVDTNNDGVIDNNDRTYLGSATPNLSFGFNANFGYKGFDLSFFLQGVTGVQLVNGLGNWMNNANGMFNSVSSRMDRWTPENTQTDQPRMTQLNPNNNDQFSDRFVSNGNYVRFRNLTLGYTLPKGLLDKLHISSVRVYVAADNLLTFTKYKGMDPEIGEFNNNPLNFGVDLGAYPQPRVGRIGLNINF, from the coding sequence ATGTTTAAAAGATTACTTATGATCGTCTCTTTGTTTTTGGGAACCTGCCTGATGGCAATGGCTCAGAACCAGAATATAACCGGGACGGTCTCAGATGAAAAAGGAGAAGGATTACCAGGCGTGGGCGTGGTAGTGAAAGGTACAACGATTGGTACAACGACGGATGTAGATGGGAAATTCACCTTGGGAATTCCGGCAGATGCAAAAACACTGGTTTTAAGTTCAGTTGGAATGAAATCCCTGGAAGTTGAAATTGGTGGCAAAACAAGTTTTGCTATTAAAATGCTTTCGGATGAACGCGCACTTGATGAAGTGGTGGTTGTAGGTTATGGTACGACCAAGAAAAGTGATATTACGGGTGCAGTAGCCTCTGTAAAAGCAGAAGCAATTACTAAAATCGCTACATCAAATCCTTTGCAGGCAATCCAGGGACGTGTTCCTGGTGTTAATATCGTTAGTCAGTCGGGAGAACCTGGTGCCGCTGTACGGGTACGTATACGTGGTGTCGGAACGATCAATAATAGTGATCCTTTGTACGTTGTGGATGGTTTTCAAACAAGTGATATCAGCTTTTTAGCACCGGGAGATATTGCGTCTATGGAAATTTTGAAAGATGCTTCTGCTACTGCAATTTACGGTTCGCGCGGATCAAATGGTGTTATCCTGATCACTACGAACAGAGGAAAAAGCGGAGAACCAAAAATCTCTTTTTCAACCTACGCCGGTGTACAGAAAGCGTGGAATAAAGTGGATGTACTTGACGCAAGTCAGTATGCAACATTGCGCCTTGAATCATATACCAATGACGGTACGGTACTTCCAACCAATGAAGCACTTTACCAGACTTTAAACGGTTTCAAGCAAGGAACGGATAAAGGAACAAACTGGCAGGATGAAGTATTGCAAACCGGTGTTGTTCAAAATTACAGCCTGAATGTAATGGGTGGAAATGATAAACATCGTTACAGCGTTACTGGTACTTATTTTGGACAAGACGGAATTGTTAAAAACTCACCTCTTAAAAAGTTTTTCTTACGTTTCAACAATGACTTTTATCTTACAAAATGGCTTGACGGCGGACTTTCTGCTGCTTACGCCAATACGGATAAAACGCAGTACAGTGGTGGTCAATATGGTGGTATATTAACCAGTGCATTGACAACTTCTCCATTAGCTAAGGCATGGGATCCTGTCACCAATTTCTATGGAACGCGCCCAGTACCGGAAGGAGGAGCATACAACCCGTTGCGTATTGTTGACGAAACAAAAAACAACAAAGCTTACGAAACGCTGGTAAATTCTAATTTCTTCCTGGATGCAAAAATCATCCCGGGTTTGAATTTCCGCACACAATTTGGTGTGAACTGGAAAACGACGCACGCCAAAAGATATTTGCCGCAATACTATCTGGCAAATGACGATCAGCGCCAACATAGCAGTTTGCGTGAAGGAAGAGGTGAGCAATTGGGCTGGGTTTGGACAAACTATTTGACTTACGCAAAAACAATTGGCAAACACAGCTTCACTGCCATGGCTGGTTTTGAACTTCAACGTACGACATACAGCGATATGTTCCTGACCGTTCTTGATGTGCCCAATGACAAATCTCAGTGGTATTTATCAGCAACAAAAGGGACGGATTATTTAGTAGAAGCAACACAGTCAGACGAATCTTTACAGTCGTATTTTGGTCGTTTGAACTACAACTTTGACGAACGTTTTCTTTTAACAGCAACCCTTCGTCGTGATGGTTCTTCTCGTTTTTTACCGGCAAATCGCTGGGGGACTTTCCCGTCTTTTGCAGCAGGTTATAACCTTGCCGAAGAACCTTTCATCAAAAGCATTCCTGCTATCACGCAGTTGAAACTTCGTGCCGGCTGGGGACAAGTTGGTAACCAGAACAGTGCAGCCAATTATGGTTATGCAACAACAGTTACCGGTAACAATATGTATGTTTTTGGAGACAATGCAGTGCAGGGTTTTGCACCAACAACAGCCAGTAATCCGGATTTGAAATGGGAAACAACTACGAGTTCAAACTTTGGTCTGGATGCAGGTTTCTTCAATAATCGCCTTACTTTAACTGCTGATTATTTTATTAAAGACACGAAAAACATGATTGTTCGTGTGCCAATTCCTGTATTTGCAGGTGTTGGGCCTCCGTATGTAAACGCCGGAAGTATGAACAATAAAGGTATCGAATTGGCCATTGGTTATAAAAACCACATCAAAAGCTTCACCTATGACGTTGGTTTCAACGTTACCAAAATTGTAAATAAAGTTACAAACCTTGGTGGCGGAGAGCCGATTGCCGGTGGAGATATCACTGGTCTTGGACAAACAACACGTACAGAAGTTGGTCGCGAAATCGCAGTTTTTTACGGTCTTAAAACAGACGGAATTTTCAGAACACAGGCAGATCTTGAAGCTTACTCGAAAAATGGTACAGCGATTCAGCCAAATGCAAAACCAGGCGATGTTAAGTTTGTAGATACCAACAACGACGGTGTAATTGACAACAATGACCGTACCTATCTTGGAAGCGCAACACCAAATCTTTCTTTCGGTTTCAATGCAAATTTTGGCTACAAAGGTTTTGATTTGAGTTTTTTCCTGCAAGGTGTAACAGGCGTACAACTGGTGAATGGTTTGGGTAACTGGATGAACAATGCAAACGGAATGTTCAATTCTGTATCAAGCCGCATGGATCGCTGGACGCCTGAAAATACACAAACAGATCAGCCTCGTATGACGCAGCTGAACCCAAATAACAACGACCAGTTTAGCGATCGTTTTGTGAGCAATGGAAATTATGTTCGTTTCCGTAATCTTACGCTTGGTTACACTTTACCAAAAGGATTACTTGACAAATTGCATATCAGCAGTGTCCGGGTTTATGTAGCTGCCGACAACTTGTTGACTTTCACAAAATACAAAGGAATGGATCCTGAAATTGGTGAATTCAACAACAACCCGCTGAATTTTGGTGTTGACCTTGGCGCATATCCGCAACCTCGGGTAGGCAGAATCGGACTTAACATAAACTTTTAA